A region of the Dickeya chrysanthemi NCPPB 402 genome:
GTTTAGCGCGTTGCAATTTTTCATAAGCCGCCAGCAGAGACTGATGGGCCGGCAGAGCCTTCAGATCAGCATCTACTGCAAACAGGCCGTAGAAGCACTGTTCACCGGCGATAGCGGCGCTCGCAGCATCCACGGCATCCTGGCCGTACATGCGTACGAAAGCATCGTAGTACTGAGCCGGGTCGCGCTCAGGCTCCAGTGCCAGTTGCAGTAATGTTTGCAGGCAACGGTAATAATTACGGCGTTCCGGTGCAAAGACGGATTGGTTGAAATCCAGTGACCATTCAGCCCAGCTCAACGCTTGCTCCAGATCGCCACCAGCCAATGCCAGCATGGATTTCAGTTCGCCAATGCGTAACGTAAACCATCCGTTATCTTTACCGGTGGCGATACCCAGCAGCTCGCGGACACGCGTAAAATCATCCAGACCCTCATCATCCAACTGTTGCAGCAACGCCAGATAATCCGCCTTTTCCCATTGGCTGTCCGGTAAGGACAGCAGCGTTTCGCGCAGATGTGCTCCCATGCTGTTGTTCGCCAGTAACAGGTCTTCTGCCGGATAGATGTCCGACATGCCTGGCACCAGAATGCGGCAGGCGTATACCGACAGATGCTCGTAATCCGCGATATACACTTCTTTATCTTCTTTATTGAAGATGGCCATCAGTGTTGCGAATTCCTGCTCCGTGGTACCGCTGAAATCCCAGTCGACGAAGGTATAATCTGGCTGTGTTTTAAACAGATCCCAGGAAATCAAGCCGCTGGAGTCGATAAAATGGGTTTCCAGATTGGTGTGTTCGGCCACTTCTTCATTGTCGAACGTCGGCGGTGTGAACACGTCCAGATCTTTCAGTCCCCGGCCCTGAAGCAATTCGGTGACGGTACGCTCCAACGCTACACCGAAATCCGGGTGTGCGCCAAACGATGCAAAACAGGTACCATTGGCCGGGTTGAACAGTACGACGCAGATCACCGGATACTGGCCGCCCAGCGATGCGTCATAGGCGAAGATCGGGAAGCCTTCCTGTTCCAGCGTGGCGATGGCTTCCACCACACCGGGATAGCGTGACAGAACCTCCGCCGGAATTGCTGGCAGGCTGATGGCTTCGGCGATAATCCGGTTCTTCACATAGCGTTCAAATACTTCCGACAGCCCTTGCACGCGGGCTTCATTGCGGGTATTCCCCGCAGACATGCCGTTAGACACGTACAAATTTCCGATGATATTCATCGGAATATAGATCGTTTGCTGATCAGACTGGCGGGTAAACGGCAACGCGCAGATGCCCCGGCTGTGATTGCCGGACTGCAGATCGACGAGATCACTGGCGACAAGCTGTTGGTCCGGGTCATAGAAGGCGTGCAGACGGGCGTCAAGAATGCCTTCCGGCAGGCTGTCGTCCTCAGGAAGCGGGAACCACTTCTCATCAGGATAATGAACGAATTCGCCTTCGGCAATCTGCCGACCCAGATAGAAATCGGCGAAAAAATAGTTGGTGGACAGACGTTCGAAGTATTCACCCAACGCGGAAGCCAGCGCCGCTTTTCGGGTCGCGCCTTTACCATTGGTGAAACACAGCGCACAGTCGCGGTCGCGGATATGTACCGACCAGACATTGGGCACCGGGTTCAGCCAGGATGCTTCTTCGATGTTGAACCCCAGGTCGAGGAGCTGTTGTTGAAAACGGGCGATGGAATCTTCCAGGGCGGCGTCTTTGCCTGGGATAAACGTTTGGGTCATGGTTCGAACCTGAATATGTTATGAGGAGGCTGCATCATACGTGGTTTTGTGTATCGACTCTATCCCGCATGTTGCATATTGCGCGGCGCCTCCAGACCATGTTGTAACCGATATGTTGACAGACACAATAACAGGCGGACGAGTGCGCAACTTTTCAGGCGGCAGGGTAATAAGCGTTGCAGGTATGAAAGACGAGTGATAAAACCGATAGCAGGGTAAACTGATGCGACACAGACAGGTCGCTATTGAATATGTGGTGAGGGGAAATGACTCAGGTTTTTAATTTTAGTGCGGGTCCGGCCATGTTACCGGTGGAAGTGTTGCGTCGTGCGGAACAAGAACTTTGTAACTGGCATGGACTAGGCACATCGGTGATGGAAATCAGCCACCGTAGCAAAGAGTTCATGCAGGTAGCCGGCGAGTCTGAGCAGGATTTGCGTGATTTATTAAAAATCCCCTCAAATTACAAAGTGTTATTCTGTCATGGCGGCGCCCGCGCGCAGTTTGCTGCGGTTCCGCTTAATTTGCTGGGTGAAAGCACTACGGCAGATTATATTGATGGCGGTTATTGGGCGCATAGCGCAGTGAAGGAAGCTGAGAAATATCTCACGCCTAATGTGATTGACGTGAAAACCCGTATTGATGGCCTGCGCGGCATTAAACCGATGCGTGAGTGGGCGTTGTCGGATGATGCGGCGTATGTGCATTACTGCCCGAACGAAACGATAGATGGACTGGCGATCGAAGAAGAGCCTGACTTTGGCGACAAAATCGTCGTGGCGGATTATTCCTCCAGTATCTTGTCTCGTCCACTGGATGTCAGCCGTTATGGCGTGATCTATGCCGGTGCGCAGAAAAACGTGGGGCCTGCCGGCCTGACGCTGGTCATTGTGCGCGATGATCTGCTTGGCAAAGCGCGTCGCGAACTGCCGTCTATTTTGGATTATAAGATTCTGTTTGAGAACGACTCTATGTTTAACACACCTCCGACATTTGCCTGGTATCTGTCTGGTTTGGTGTTCAAGTGGTTGAAAGAACAGGGCGGCTTGCTGGAGATGGAAAAACGCAATCAGGCTAAAGCTGATCTGCTGTATGCCGCTATTGACGGCAGCGATTTTTATCGCAATGACGTTGTGCCCGCCAGCCGTTCCCGCATGAATGTGCCGTTCCAGTTAGCGGATGCCGCGCTGGATCCGCTCTTCCTGCAGGACGCGCAGGCTGCCGGGTTGCATGCGTTGAAAGGGCACCGTGTTGTCGGCGGTATGCGCGCGTCCATCTACAATGCCATGCCGCTGGATGGCGTAAAAGCGCTGACGGAGTTTATGGCCGATTTCGAACGTCGTCACGGCTGATAACTTGATAAATATAGCGCGATAACGTGCTGTTGCTGATTTTTAACCCCGGTTATCTGGCCGGGGTTTTTATGTAAACTTTTGGAGAACATGTTTCACATGCAGGAATCCCTGACCCTACAACCGATCTCATTAATTAACGGTACGATCAATCTGCCTGGTTCCAAAAGCGTTTCGAATCGCGCTTTGCTGTTGGCTGCGTTGGCTAAAGGCACTACGCACCTGACTAATTTGCTGGATAGCGATGATATTCGCCACATGCTCAATGCGCTGAGTGCGTTAGGTGTGGAATATCGCCTGTCTGCCAATCGTACCGAGTGCGAAATTGTTGGTTTAGGTGCTCCATTAACCGCATCTGCTCCGCTGGAGCTGTTTCTGGGGAATGCCGGGACGGCCATGCGCCCGTTGGCCGCGGCGTTATGCCTGACAGATGGCGATATCGTATTGACCGGTGAGCCGCGCATGAAAGAACGCCCGATCGGCCATCTGGTGGATGCATTGCGTCAGGGAGGCGCTCGTATCGACTATCTGGAACAGGAAAACTACCCGCCGCTGCGCTTATCAGGCGGTTTTCAGGGCGGAGAGATCAGTGTCGACGGTTCGGTATCAAGTCAGTTCCTTACCGCATTGTT
Encoded here:
- the ycaO gene encoding 30S ribosomal protein S12 methylthiotransferase accessory factor YcaO translates to MTQTFIPGKDAALEDSIARFQQQLLDLGFNIEEASWLNPVPNVWSVHIRDRDCALCFTNGKGATRKAALASALGEYFERLSTNYFFADFYLGRQIAEGEFVHYPDEKWFPLPEDDSLPEGILDARLHAFYDPDQQLVASDLVDLQSGNHSRGICALPFTRQSDQQTIYIPMNIIGNLYVSNGMSAGNTRNEARVQGLSEVFERYVKNRIIAEAISLPAIPAEVLSRYPGVVEAIATLEQEGFPIFAYDASLGGQYPVICVVLFNPANGTCFASFGAHPDFGVALERTVTELLQGRGLKDLDVFTPPTFDNEEVAEHTNLETHFIDSSGLISWDLFKTQPDYTFVDWDFSGTTEQEFATLMAIFNKEDKEVYIADYEHLSVYACRILVPGMSDIYPAEDLLLANNSMGAHLRETLLSLPDSQWEKADYLALLQQLDDEGLDDFTRVRELLGIATGKDNGWFTLRIGELKSMLALAGGDLEQALSWAEWSLDFNQSVFAPERRNYYRCLQTLLQLALEPERDPAQYYDAFVRMYGQDAVDAASAAIAGEQCFYGLFAVDADLKALPAHQSLLAAYEKLQRAKRAHWQTK
- the serC gene encoding 3-phosphoserine/phosphohydroxythreonine transaminase — protein: MTQVFNFSAGPAMLPVEVLRRAEQELCNWHGLGTSVMEISHRSKEFMQVAGESEQDLRDLLKIPSNYKVLFCHGGARAQFAAVPLNLLGESTTADYIDGGYWAHSAVKEAEKYLTPNVIDVKTRIDGLRGIKPMREWALSDDAAYVHYCPNETIDGLAIEEEPDFGDKIVVADYSSSILSRPLDVSRYGVIYAGAQKNVGPAGLTLVIVRDDLLGKARRELPSILDYKILFENDSMFNTPPTFAWYLSGLVFKWLKEQGGLLEMEKRNQAKADLLYAAIDGSDFYRNDVVPASRSRMNVPFQLADAALDPLFLQDAQAAGLHALKGHRVVGGMRASIYNAMPLDGVKALTEFMADFERRHG